The following coding sequences lie in one Desmodus rotundus isolate HL8 chromosome 1, HLdesRot8A.1, whole genome shotgun sequence genomic window:
- the TLN1 gene encoding talin-1 isoform X1 — MVALSLKISIGNVVKTMQFEPSTMVYDACRIIRERIPEAPAGPPSDFGLFLSDDDPKKGIWLEAGKALDYYMLRNGDTMEYRKKQRPLKIRMLDGTVKTIMVDDSKTVTDMLMTICARIGITNHDEYSLVRELMEEKKEEVTGTLRKDKTLLRDEKKMEKLKQKLHTDDELNWLDHGRTLREQGVEENETLLLRRKFFYSDQNVDSRDPVQLNLLYVQARDDILNGSHPVSFDKACEFAGFQCQIQFGPHNEQKHKAGFLDLKDFLPKEYVKQKGERKIFQAHKNCGQMSEIEAKVRYVKLARSLKTYGVSFFLVKEKMKGKNKLVPRLLGITKECVMRVDEKTKEVIQEWNLTNIKRWAASPKSFTLDFGDYQDGYYSVQTTEGEQIAQLIAGYIDIILKKKKSKDHFGLEGDEESTMLEDSVSPKKSTVLQQQYNRVGKVEHGSVALPAIMRSGASGPENFQVGSMPPAQQQITSGQMHRGHMPPLTSAQQALTGTINSSMQAVQAAQATLDDFDTLPPLGQDAASKAWRKNKMDESKHEIHSQVDAITAGTASVVNLTAGDPAETDYTAVGCAVTTISSNLTEMSRGVKLLAALLEDEGGSGRPLLQAAKGLAGAVSELLRSAQPASAEPRQNLLQAAGNVGQASGELLQQIGESDTDPHFQICAPRGSGVRSHPDPPTEVLMQLAKAVASAAAALVLKAKSVAQRTEDSGLQTQVIAAATQCALSTSQLVACTKVVAPTISSPVCQEQLVEAGRLVAKAVEGCVSASQAATEDGQLLRGVGAAATAVTQALNELLQHVRAHATGAGPAGRYDQATDTILTVTENIFSSMGDAGEMVRQARILAQATSDLVNAIKADAEGESDLENSRKLLSAAKILADATAKMVEAAKGAAAHPDSEEQQQRLREAAEGLRMATNVAAQNAIKKKLVQRLEHAAKQAAASATQTIAAAQHAASTPKVSAGPQPLLVQSCKAVAEQIPLLVQGVRGSQAQPDSPSAQLALIAASQSFLQPGGKMVAAAKASVPTIQDQASAMQLSQCAKNLGTALAELRTAAQKAQEACGPLEMDSALSVVQNLERDLQEVKAAARDGKLKPLPGETMEKCAQDLGNSTKAVSSAIAQLLGEVAQGNENYAGIAARDVAGGLRSLAQAARGVAALTSDPAVQAIVLDTASDVLDKASSLIEEAKKATGHPGDPESQQRLAQVAKAVTQALNRCVSCLPGQRDVDNALRAVGDASKRLLSDSLPPSTGTFQEAQSRLNEAAAGLNQAATELVQASRGTPQDLARASGRFGQDFSTFLEAGVEMAGQAPSQEDRAQVVSNLKGISMSSSKLLLAAKALSTDPASPNLKSQLAAAARAVTDSINQLITMCTQQAPGQKECDNALRELETVRELLENPVQPINDMSYFGCLDSVMENSKVLGEAMTGISQNAKNGNLPEFGEAIATASKALCGFTEAAAQAAYLVGVSDPNSQAGQQGLVEPTQFARANQAIQMACQSLGEPGCTQAQVLSAATIVAKHTSALCNSCRLASARTANPTAKRQFVQSAKEVANSTANLVKTIKALDGAFTEENRAQCQAATAPLLEAVDNLSAFASNPEFASIPAQISPEGRAAMEPIVSSAKTMLESAGGLIQTARALAVNPRDPPRWSVLAGHSRTVSDSIKKLITSMRDKAPGQLECEAAIAALNSCLRDLDQASLAAVSQQLAPREGISQEALHTQMLTAVQEISHLIEPLASAARAEASQLGHKVSQMAQYFEPLTLAAVGAASKTLSHPQQMALLDQTKTLAESALQLLYTAKEAGGNPKQAANTQEALEEAVQMMTEAVEDLTTTLNEAASAAGVVGGMVDSITQAINQLDEGPMGEPEGSFVDYQTTMVRTAKAIAVTVQEMVTKSNTSPEELGPLANQLTSDYGRLASQAKPAAVAAENEEIGAHIKHRVQELGHGCSALVTKAGALQCSPSDSYTKKELIECARRVSEKVSHVLAALQAGNRGTQACITAASAVSGIIADLDTTIMFATAGTLNREGAETFADHREGILKTAKVLVEDTKVLVQNAAGSQEKLAQAAQSSVATITRLADVVKLGAASLGSEDPETQVVLINAVKDVAKALGDLISATKAAAGKVGDDPAVWQLKNSAKVMVTNVTSLLKTVKAVEDEATKGTRALEATTEHIRQELAVFCSPEPPAKTSTPEDFIRMTKGITMATAKAVAAGNSCRQEDVIATANLSRRAIADMLRACKEAAYHPEVAPDVRLRALHYGRECANGYLELLDHVLLTLQKPGPELKQQLTGHSKRVAGSVTELIQAAEAMKGTEWVDPEDPTVIAENELLGAAAAIEAAAKKLEQLKPRAKPKEADESLNFEEQILEAAKSIAAATSALVKAASAAQRELVAQGKVGAIPANALDDGQWSQGLISAARMVAAATNNLCEAANAAVQGHASQEKLISSAKQVAASTAQLLVACKVKADQDSEAMKRLQVAGNAVKRASDNLVKAAQKAAAFEDEENETVVVKEKMVGGIAQIIAAQEEMLRKERELEEARKKLAQIRQQQYKFLPSELRDEH; from the exons ATGGTTGCACTTTCGCTGAAGATCAGCATTGGGAATGTGGTGAAGACGATGCAGTTCGAGCCGTCCACCATGGTGTATGACGCTTGTCGCATCATTCGTGAACGCATCCCAGAGGCCCCAGCTGGCCCTC CCAGCGACTTTGGGCTGTTTCTGTCAGATgatgaccccaaaaagggtatatggctggaggctgggaaagcTTTGGATTACTACATGCTCCGAAATGGG GACACCATGGAGTACAGGAAGAAACAGAGACCCCTAAAGATCCGCATGCTAGATGGAACTGTGAAGACTATCATGGTGGATGACTCGAAGACCGTCACCGACATGCTTATGACCATCTGCGCCCGCATTG GTATCACCAACCATGATGAATATTCTCTGGTTCGAGAGCtgatggaagagaaaaaggaggaggtgaCAGGCACCTTACGGAAAGACAAGACACTGCTGCGAGACGAAAAGAAGATGGAGAAGCTAAAGCAGAAACTGCACACAGATGACGAGT TGAACTGGCTGGACCACGGCCGCACACTGAGGGAACAGGGGGTGGAGGAGAACGAGACGCTTCTGCTGCGGAGGAAGTTCTTCTACTCAGACCAGAATGTGGACTCCCGGGACCCTGTACAGCTGAACCTTCTTTATGTGCAG GCACGAGATGACATCCTGAATGGCTCCCACCCCGTCTCCTTTGACAAGGCCTGTGAGTTTGCTGGCTTCCAATGCCAGATCCAGTTTGGGCCCCACAATGAGCAGAAGCACAAGGCCGGCTTCCTCGA CCTGAAGGACTTCCTGCCCAAGGAGTATGTGAAGCAGAAGGGAGAGCGTAAGATCTTCCAG GCACACAAGAATTGTGGGCAGATGAGTGAGATTGAGGCCAAGGTACGCTACGTGAAGCTCGCCCGTTCCCTCAAAACATATGGAGTCTCCTTCTTCCTGGTTAAG gaaaagatgaagggaaagaACAAGCTGGTGCCCAGGCTGCTGGGCATCACTAAGGAGTGTGTGATGCGAGTGGACGAGAAGACCAAAGAGGTGATCCAGGAATGGAACCTTACCAACATCAAACGCTGGGCTGCCTCTCCTAAGAGCTTCACCCTG GACTTCGGGGACTACCAAGACGGCTACTACTCAGTACAGACCACGGAGGGCGAGCAGATCGCTCAGCTCATTGCCGGCTACATCGATATCATCCTTAAGAAG aaaaaaagcaaagaccaCTTTGGTCTGGAAGGAGATGAGGAGTCTACTATGCTAGAGGACTCGGTGTCCCCCAAAAA GTCGACAGTGCTTCAGCAGCAGTATAACCGGGTGGGGAAAGTGGAGCACGGCTCCGTGGCCCTGCCTGCCATCATGCGCTCTGGAGCCTCTGGTCCTGAGAATTTCCAGGTGGGCAGCATGCCGCCTGCCCAGCAGCAGATCACCAGTGGCCAGATGCACCGAGGACACATGCCCCCGTTG ACTTCAGCCCAGCAGGCACTCACTGGAACCATCAACTCCAGCATGCAGGCTGTGCAGGCTGCTCAGGCCACACTGGATGACTTCGACACTCTGCCCCCTCTGGGCCAGGATGCC gcTTCTAAGGCCTGGCGGAAGAACAAGATGGATGAATCAAAGCATGAGATCCACTCCCAGGTAGATGCCATCACAGCCGGGACTGCCTCCGTGGTGAACCTGACCGCAG GGGACCCTGCAGAGACAGACTACACCGCGGTGGGCTGTGCAGTCACCACCATCTCCTCCAACCTGACGGAGATGTCCCGTGGCGTGAAGCTGCTCGCTGCCCTGCTGGAGGACGAAGGCGGCAGTGGCCGTCCCCTGCTGCAGGCGGCAAAGGGCCTTGCGGGGGCGGTGTCCGAACTGCTGCGCAGTGCCCAGCCTGCCAGTGCTGAG CCCCGTCAGAACCTGCTGCAAGCAGCTGGGAACGTGGGCCAGGCCAGTGGGGAGCTGTTGCAGCAAATTGGGGAAAGTGATACTGACCCCCACTTCCAG ATATGTGCACCCAGAGGGTCTGGGGTTCGATCTCACCCCGATCCCCCCACG GAGGTGCTAATGCAACTAGCCAAGGCCGTGGCAAGTGCTGCGGCTGCCCTGGTCCTCAAGGCCAAGAGTGTGGCCCAGCGGACAGAGGACTCAGGGCTTCAGACCCAGGTTATTGCTGCAGCCACACAGTGCGCCCTGTCTACCTCCCAGCTGGTGGCCTGTACCAAG GTGGTGGCACCTACAATCAGCTCACCTGTCTGCCAGGAGCAGCTGGTGGAGGCCGGACGACTAGTAGCCAAAGCTGTGGAGGGCTGTGTGTCCGCCTCCCAGGCGGCAACAGAGGATGGGCAGCTCTTGCGTGGGGTAGGGGCCGCAGCCACAGCTGTCACACAGGCCCTGAATGAGCTGCTGCAGCACGTGAGGGCCCACGCCACCGGGGCTGGGCCTGCTGGCCGTTACGACCAGGCCACCGACACCATCCTTACTGTCACCGAGAACATCTTCAGCTCCATGGGTGATGCTG GTGAGATGGTACGACAGGCCCGCATCCTGGCCCAAGCCACCTCTGACCTGGTCAACGCCATCAAGGCTGACGCCGAAGGGGAGAGCGATCTGGAGAACTCCCGCAAGCTATTAAGCGCTGCCAAGATCCTCGCTGATGCCACGGCCAAGATGGTGGAGGCCGCCAAG GGAGCAGCCGCCCACCCTGACAGTgaagagcagcagcagcggcTGCGGGAGGCAGCTGAGGGTCTGCGCATGGCGACTAACGTGGCCGCGCAGAATGCCATCAAGAAAAAGCTGGTGCAGCGCCTGGAG CACGCGGCCAAACAGGCTGCGGCCTCCGCTACGCAGACCATCGCTGCGGCCCAACATGCAGCCTCCACTCCCAAGGTCTCTgctggcccccagcccctgctggtgCAGAGCTGCAAG GCTGTGGCAGAGCAGATTCCACTGCTGGTGCAGGGCGTCCGAGGGAGCCAAGCTCAGCCGGACAGTCCCAGTGCCCAGCTAGCCCTTATTGCTGCCAGCCAGAGCTTCCTTCAG CCAGGTGGGAAGATGGTGGCAGCTGCAAAGGCCTCAGTGCCCACAATTCAGGACCAGGCTTCAGCCATGCAGCTGAGTCAGTGTGCCAAAAACCTTGGCACCGCATTGGCCGAGCTCCGCACTGCTGCCCAGAAG GCTCAGGAAGCATGTGGGCCTCTGGAGATGGACTCTGCCCTGAGTGTGGTGCAGAACCTAGAGAGAGACCTGCAGGAGGTGAAGGCCGCAGCTCGAGATGGCAAGCTTAAACCCTTACCTGGGGAGACG ATGGAGAAATGTGCCCAGGACCTAGGCAACAGCACCAAAGCAGTGAGCTCTGCCATTGCCCAGCTGCTGGGGGAGGTTGCCCAGGGCAATGAGAATTATGCAG GTATTGCAGCACGGGACGTGGCAGGCGGGCTTCGGTCACTGGCCCAGGCCGCTAGGGGCGTCGCTGCCCTGACGTCAGATCCTGCAGTGCAGGCCATTGTGCTCGACACAGCCAGTGATGTGCTGGACAAGGCTAGCAGCCTCATTGAGGAGGCGAAAAAGGCAACTGGCCATCCAGGAGACCCCGAGAGTCAGCAGCGGCTTGCCCAG GTGGCTAAAGCAGTGACCCAGGCACTGAACCGCTGTGTCAGCTGCCTGCCTGGCCAGCGAGATGTGGATAACGCCCTGAGAGCAGTGGGAGATGCCAGCAAGCGACTCCTCAGCGACTCG CTTCCCCCCAGCACCGGGACATTTCAAGAAGCTCAGAGCCGGTTGAATGAAGCTGCTGCTGGGCTGAATCAGGCAGCCACAGAACTGGTGCAGGCCTCTCGGGGAACCCCTCAGGACCTGGCTCGAGCTTCGGGTCGATTTGGACAGGATTTCAGCACCTTTCTGGAAGCCGGCGTGGAGATGGCAGGACAGGCTCCG AGCCAGGAGGACCGGGCCCAGGTTGTGTCCAACTTGAAGGGTATCTCCATGTCTTCAAGCAAACTTCTTCTGGCTGCCAAGGCCCTGTCCACAGACCCGGCTTCCCCCAACCTCAAGAGTCAGCTGGCTGCAGCTGCCCG ggCAGTGACCGATAGCATCAACCAGCTCATCACCATGTGCACCCAGCAGGCGCCGGGCCAGAAAGAATGTGACAATGCCCTGCGAGAATTGGAG ACGGTCCGGGAACTCCTGGAGAACCCAGTCCAGCCCATCAATGACATGTCCTACTTTGGCTGCCTGGACAGTGTAATGGAGAACTCAAAG GTTCTGGGTGAGGCCATGACTGGCATCTCCCAAAATGCCAAGAATGGAAACCTGCCGGAGTTTGGAGAGGCCATTGCCACAGCTTCCAAGGCTCTCTGTGGCTTCACCGAGGCGGCTGCCCAG GCTGCTTATCTGGTTGGTGTCTCTGACCCCAACAGCCAAGCTGGACAGCAAGGGCTGGTGGAGCCCACGCAGTTTGCCCGTGCAAATCAGGCAATTCAGATGGCCTGTCAGAGTTTGGGGGAGCCTGGCTGTACCCAGGCCCAG GTGCTCTCTGCAGCCACCATTGTGGCCAAACACACCTCCGCACTGTGCAACAGCTGCCGCCTGGCCTCTGCCCGAACCGCCAATCCCACCGCGAAGCGCCAGTTTGTACAGTCGGCCAAGGAGGTTGCCAACAGCACAGCCAATCTCGTCAAGACCATCAAG GCGCTGGATGGGGCCTTCACCGAGGAGAACCGTGCCCAATGCCAAGCAGCCACAGCCCCGCTGCTGGAGGCTGTGGACAACCTGAGTGCCTTTGCATCCAACCCTGAGTTCGCCAGCATTCCTGCCCAGATCAGCCCTGAG GGCCGGGCTGCCATGGAGCCCATTGTGAGTTCTGCCAAGACGATGTTGGAGAGTGCTGGGGGACTGATCCAGACGGCCCGAGCCCTGGCAGTCAATCCCCGGGACCCGCCACGCTGGTCGGTGCTGGCAGGCCACTCCCGCACTGTCTCAGACTCCATTAAGAAGCTTATTACAAGCATGAG GGACAAGGCTCCAGGGCAGCTGGAGTGTGAGGCGGCCATTGCAGCTCTGAACAGCTGTCTACGGGACCTAGACCAGGCTTCCCTTGCTGCAGTCAGCCAGCAGCTTGCTCCGCGTGAGGGAATCTCTCAAGAG GCCTTGCACACTCAGATGCTCACTGCAGTGCAGGAGATCTCCCACCTTATTGAGCCTCTGGCCAGTGCTGCCCGGGCTGAAgcctcccagctggggcacaaG GTGTCTCAGATGGCCCAGTACTTTGAGCCGCTCACCCTGGCTGCAGTGGGCGCTGCCTCCAAGACCCTGAGCCACCCACAGCAGATGGCTCTCCTGGACCAGACAAAAACCTTGGCGGAGTCTGCCCTGCAGTTGCTGTACACAGCCAAGGAGGCTGGTGGCAACCCCAAG CAAGCAGCTAACACCCAGGAAGCCTTGGAAGAGGCTGTGCAGATGATGACAGAGGCTGTAGAGGACCTGACAACAACCCTCAACGAGGCAGCTAGTGCCGCTGGGGTCGTCGGTGGCATGGTGGACTCCATTACCCAGGCCATCAACCAG CTAGACGAAGGACCCATGGGTGAACCAGAAGGTTCCTTCGTGGATTACCAGACTACTATGGTGCGGACAGCCAAAGCCATAGCTGTCACCGTCCAGGAGATG GTGACCAAGTCAAACACGAGCCCCGAGGAGCTGGGCCCTCTCGCTAACCAGCTGACCAGTGACTACGGCCGGCTGGCCTCTCAGGCCAAGCCTGCAGCTGTGGCTGCTGAGAATGAAGAG ATAGGTGCCCACATCAAGCATCGGGTACAAGAGCTGGGGCACGGCTGCTCTGCTCTGGTCACCAAGGCCGGTGCCCTGCAGTGTAGCCCCAGTGACTCCTACACCAAGAAGGAGCTCATAGAGTGCGCCCGGAGAGTCTCCGAAAAG GTCTCCCACGTGCTGGCTGCACTCCAAGCTGGCAATCGTGGCACCCAGGCCTGCATCACGGCGGCCAGTGCTGTGTCCGGCATCATCGCCGACCTGGACACCACCATCATGTTTGCTACCGCTGGCACGCTCAACCGCGAGGGTGCCGAAACTTTTGCTGACCACCG GGAGGGAATCCTGAAGACTGCAAAGGTGCTGGTGGAGGACACCAAGGTCCTGGTGCAGAATGCAGCTGGGAGCCAGGAGAAGTTGGCACAGGCCGCCCAGTCGTCTGTGGCCACCATCACCCGCCTCGCTGATGTGGTGAAGCTGGGCGCAGCCAGCCTGGGATCTGAGGACCCTGAGACGCAG GTGGTGCTGATCAACGCAGTGAAAGACGTGGCCAAGGCCCTGGGAGACCTCATCAGCGCAACAAAGGCTGCAGCTGGCAAAGTTGGGGATGACCCTGCTGTGTGGCAGCTCAAGAACTCTGCCAAG GTGATGGTGACCAATGTGACGTCGTTGCTCAAGACTGTGAAAGCTGTGGAAGACGAGGCCACCAAAGGCACACGGGCCCTGGAGGCAACCACTGAACACATACGGCAGGAACTGGCG GTCTTCTGTTCACCAGAGCCACCTGCCAAGACTTCTACCCCAGAAGATTTCATCCGAATGACCAAGGGAATCACCATGGCAACAGCCAAAGCTGTTGCCGCTGGCAACTCATGTCGCCAGGAAGATGTCATTGCCACAGCCAACCTGAGTCGTCGTGCTATTGCAGATATGCTTCGGGCTTGCAAG GAAGCTGCTTACCACCCAGAAGTGGCCCCTGATGTGCGTCTTCGAGCCCTGCACTATGGCCGGGAATGTGCCAATGGCTACCTGGAACTGCTGGACCACGTACTCCTG ACCCTGCAGAAGCCAGGCCCGGAACTGAAGCAGCAATTGACGGGACACTCGAAGCGTGTTGCTGGTTCAGTCACTGAGCTCATCCAGGCTGCTGAAGCCATGAAGG GAACAGAGTGGGTGGACCCAGAGGACCCCACAGTCATTGCTGAGAATGAGCTCCTGGGAGCTGCAGCTGCCATTGAGGCCGCAGCCAAAAAGCTGGAGCAGCTGAAGCCCCGGGCCAAACCCAAG GAGGCGGATGAGTCCTTGAACTTTGAGGAGCAGATACTGGAAGCTGCCAAGTCCATTGCAGCAGCTACCAGTGCCCTGGTAAAGGCTGCATCAGCTGCCCAGAGGGAACTGGTGGCCCAAGGGAAG gTGGGCGCCATTCCAGCCAATGCACTGGATGACGGGCAGTGGTCCCAGGGCCTCATTTCTGCT GCCCGGATGGTGGCTGCAGCCACCAACAATCTGTGTGAGGCAGCCAATGCAGCTGTGCAAGGCCATGCCAGCCAGGAGAAGCTCATCTCCTCAGCCAAGCAGGTAGCTGCCTCCACAGCCCAGCTCCTTGTGGCCTGCAAGGTCAAGGCTGACCAGGACTCTGAGGCAATGAAACGGCTTCAG GTTGCTGGCAATGCAGTGAAGCGAGCCTCGGACAACCTGGTGAAGGCGGCACAGAAGGCAGCAGCCTTTGAAGACGAGGAGAACGAGACAGTAGTGGTGAAGGAGAAGATGGTCGGGGGCATTGCCCAG ATCATTGCCGCACAGGAAGAGATGCTCCGTAAGGAACGAGAGCTGGAAGAGGCGCGGAAGAAGCTGGCCCAGATCCGACAGCAACAGTACAAGTTCCTGCCTTCAGAGCTTCGAGACGAGCACTAG